A single region of the Jatrophihabitans sp. GAS493 genome encodes:
- a CDS encoding chloride channel protein — MRSPDGPTGPDQAGQNLTGPDPAARRSVEWLGVRTLAVLVLTGLGAGAGGVGLTLLLHLIQHLAFGYTENTFLIGVEHASGRRRVIAMTIGGLIVGLGWWAQRAHLTIVTVREALRERRPRLPIPSTLFDSILQITAVGFGASLGREGAPRQLGASIGVWLAARAGLSLDQQRTIMACGAGAGLAAVYNVPLGGALFTLEVLLASAARADIVAAVLTSATATAVAWPVLSNRPTYTVAELHLTATAFTWAIVFGPIAGVAGAAFMRLAAVALRHQPHGWHLPVFTTFTFALVGVVAIGFPQLLGNGKGAAQLAFDATPTIALLATLALLKPLATALCLRSGATGGLLTPALATGALLGAAAGGVWTMFWPGSPLAAFAIIGAAAVLATTQRAPLTAIALVIEFTHTGETLLVPIMIAVGTATLTSQHLPAWSHLTNAHTAT, encoded by the coding sequence GTGCGCTCTCCCGATGGCCCGACCGGCCCAGACCAGGCTGGGCAGAACCTGACGGGCCCAGACCCGGCTGCGCGTCGAAGCGTCGAGTGGCTCGGCGTGCGCACCCTGGCCGTGCTCGTCCTCACCGGACTCGGCGCCGGCGCGGGCGGCGTGGGGCTCACGCTGCTGCTTCATCTCATCCAGCACCTGGCCTTCGGCTATACCGAGAACACCTTCCTCATCGGTGTCGAACATGCCTCCGGTCGACGGCGGGTCATCGCGATGACTATCGGTGGCCTCATCGTCGGACTCGGGTGGTGGGCCCAGCGAGCCCATCTGACGATCGTCACCGTTCGCGAAGCGCTGCGTGAGCGCCGGCCGCGCCTGCCCATCCCCAGCACGCTCTTCGACTCCATCCTGCAGATCACCGCGGTCGGTTTCGGCGCGTCGCTCGGACGGGAGGGAGCACCGCGGCAGCTCGGTGCCTCGATCGGCGTGTGGCTGGCCGCGCGGGCCGGCTTGTCACTCGACCAGCAGCGCACCATCATGGCCTGCGGAGCCGGAGCCGGGCTGGCGGCGGTCTACAACGTGCCGCTCGGCGGAGCGCTCTTCACGCTGGAGGTGCTGCTCGCCTCGGCGGCCCGTGCCGACATCGTCGCGGCGGTGCTGACCAGTGCCACGGCCACCGCCGTCGCCTGGCCGGTCCTCTCCAACCGCCCGACCTACACCGTCGCCGAGCTACATCTGACCGCGACGGCGTTCACCTGGGCCATCGTCTTCGGCCCCATCGCCGGCGTCGCCGGGGCGGCCTTCATGCGCCTGGCCGCCGTCGCGTTGCGCCACCAGCCCCACGGCTGGCACCTCCCGGTCTTCACCACCTTCACCTTCGCCCTGGTCGGGGTTGTCGCCATCGGGTTCCCGCAACTGCTCGGCAACGGAAAGGGCGCCGCGCAACTGGCCTTCGACGCGACCCCGACGATCGCGTTGCTGGCCACGCTGGCCCTGTTGAAACCACTGGCCACCGCCCTCTGCCTGCGCAGCGGGGCCACCGGTGGGCTGCTCACTCCGGCGCTGGCCACCGGGGCACTACTGGGGGCAGCCGCGGGCGGGGTGTGGACAATGTTCTGGCCCGGCAGCCCACTCGCCGCGTTCGCAATCATCGGGGCAGCGGCCGTGCTGGCGACGACCCAGCGGGCCCCGCTGACCGCGATCGCGCTGGTCATCGAGTTCACCCACACCGGTGAGACGCTGCTCGTCCCGATCATGATCGCGGTGGGGACAGCGACTCTGACATCCCAGCATCTGCCGGCCTGGAGCCACCTCACCAACGCCCACACCGCGACCTGA